The Calonectris borealis chromosome 6, bCalBor7.hap1.2, whole genome shotgun sequence genome contains the following window.
CAGCTTCCtgcaaaaattgttttgtttttccttagatACTCCGGGACATGGCAGTGGATGGGCTGAGACGCCTCGTACGGATAGAGGTGGTGACTCCATTGGTGAGACACCAACCCCAGGAGCAAGTAAAAGGAAGTCACGATGGGATGAAACACCTGCTAGCCAGATGGGTGGCAGCACTCCTGTTCTGACACCTGGCAAAACACCCATTGGTACACCAGCTATGAACATGGCAACTCCTACACCAGGTAAGCCCAGTCCATTCTCTaaggtttcacttttttttgtggaaatgaaGCATTTACCTTTAtattgtattttgaaattttgaaactTCTGCCTGACATGTTCTCCTGCCTGTATGAAAGCGGTCAGTATATCCTCTGCTTACCATTTTTAATGCCCACAGCTACTCAGTTCTGGAGAGGAATCAAGACTGAGGTTATATGTCTGTTCCTGTTCAATTTAGTTCAATTTAGTTCAAAGGTTGATGAAAGGCTCTCTAAAGGTTTGATATCTTACTGGCTACAGACTTTGGGAAACTTTGGCTCAAGAGTGCACTGAAAGGTTAAGTAAACAAGTCATCTCCTTCTGcatacagaagatttttttttaaatccttttctattttttttttttttaatttgaatataGGTCATATCATGAGCATGACTCCTGAGCAGCTGCAGGCTTGGCGTTGGGAAAGGGAAATTGATGAGAGAAACAGACCACTTTCTGATGAAGAATTGGATGCTATGTTTCCAGAAGGATATAAGGTAATTAATCTGGATTAAAATGCAGCAGACcatgatggtttttttttctgccaggggatattgtgtgggttttttttgttttgttttttgtttgtttgtttgttttttgttttttaacccagTTGTTCCAGAAGTAGAATGTTTCACATTAAGTATTGATTATTGATTGCAGATGTTTTTTCAATTTGGTTACTGATTTATTGTAAATCCATTAGAAAGGGAGAATGAAAGGTGATCTCAAAGGGCAGTCGTTATTCTGCTTCTCAATGTTGGGAATGCCTGACAGGCCAGAAATGAGCTCTGAATGGactgataaaaatattaagtCCAGATGTAGAAAAACATAGAAGAGAGTCAAATTCTAAGTCAGCATGTACGCTGTGTTGATACAGATACTGAAGTGCTTCTTTAATACTTTGTAAAGAGACTTCGAAGTTTATTATCCAAGCTCTCAGCAGTGGAAGTGagctttcttctgaaatactgtcAGTACAGGATAAGCATGGATACAAACCGTCTTGGTGAATTTGTTTGTATTGCCGTGAATGTGGGATCTAATGTATGCAATAACACTTGCACAAAtccccaaacaaataaaatggaagataTAAGTTTAGTAATGTTTTGTATTTGATGTCTTCCTCTTTTTATATTTGTTGTGATAAGatgaattttgttctttcttctgtaGGTTCTTCCCCCACCAGCTGGTTATGTACCTATTCGCACTCCAGCTCGTAAGCTTACAGCAACTCCAACACCTTTGGGTGGTATGACTGGATTCCACATGCAGACAGAAGACCGGACTATGAAGAGTGTTAATGACCAACCATCTGGCAATCTTCCATTCCTAAAACCAGATGATATCCAATATTTTGATAAACTGCTGGTAAATGAGATTTCACACATGCTGATTAaaatttcctgatttcttttgaaTGTGTAGCAATGCCTATTTATTTGTCTGGGATTATTTGTAGGTTGATGTTGATGAATCAACTCTAAGTCCTgaagaacagaaggagagaaaaataatgaaattacttctgaaaataaagaatGGCACACCTCCCATGAGAAAGGTGAGATGAGTTGTCAGATGCATTTATGGAATTCCATTTTTCTAAAAATCTGcgtttttgttttcaggtttaatTTCAGTTGTCCGTGGGATTCCCTTTAAGATAATGTCCTAAACTTTGATATCTGTTTagtgctttcttcctcttctatatCTGTGTGGCTTTTTGTTTGTCATTCAATGTAATTTAGTATTGCTGCTCTTTGTACAGTAATGTCAGTCACTAAATAGTatatggtgcttttttttttttttttttttttttttttttacaattacgAGAAACTAGATTTATAGTGCTTTTTGCTTACAGGACTTCGTCATCATCTGGATTTTGCTGCTTACACTTAAATTAGCAATGTAGCTCTTAGTTAAGTTTCAGCCTTACACATTATGCAAAACATTAGGAGTCTCTTCTGCATAGTTTTGCTCTAAATTGACCAAGGCACTAAGCTGCCTAAACGCAAGTAAGTGCTGTATAAGCTACTTTTCAGATGGAGCCGTTCTTAATACTAGACCAAGAGCATGCCTTTCTTGAAAATTGAACATCTGGGAGCTAACATTAGGGTGTTTCTCTTCAcgcattcatttttaaacagaTCAGCATAAAATTGTTTGAAGTAGTTTTGCAGAAGTAGGAGCAAATATTTTGAAGCCTGTCGTTACAGTGAATTACATTTTAACTCGGTTAATATCTACCTGTTTTGTAGCTGTTCAGTGTTGTTTCCTTAGTTTAACTGATAggctgtttggttttctttaggCTGCGTTGCGACAAATTACTGATAAAGCTCGGGAATTCGGAGCAGGGCCATTGTTTAATCAGATTCTGCCTCTGCTGATGTCACCAACGCTTGAAGATCAGGAGCGTCACTTGCTTGTCAAAGTCATTGACAGAATTCTTTACAAACTGGATGACTTGGTCCGACCGTATGTACACAAGGTCTGTTGCAGTTTACTTATTTCatctttgatttgctttttctgaTCATTGCTGGGAGAAGTgtgtattttatttgcatatcaGAAGAGGATGATACCATGTTCTTTTAACATAATTGActttcatatttcttcttaaGCCAAACTTTAAGTTCTTGTAGTGTGATCGAAGTGTGGGCTTTATAGTACTAAGGCATGATGTAAAAATGATATATGCACacctgggggtgggaaggggatctTATCAGTAGTATCTCCGGGCCAGGTCCTTTAGAGACAAAGAGCTGTAAAAAGAGCATAATAGATGTAAATTTTTTCCGGTCATCATAAAGCTTTACGCTTGGATCCATGGAATCATCTCTGTTTCATGGAATCTAGTAGGGCCAGAAATACTACTAAAAGTATTAATGAAAGGAAATATTAATTTGTTTATCTTTTTCAGATCCTTGTTGTCATTGAACCACTGCTCATTGATGAAGACTATTATGCTAGAGTGGAAGgcagagaaattatttcaaacttgGCTAAGGTAAAGTTCCATCCTTCATTAAGGCACTGAGTTAGCTTATTTATAGCTGCATGTTTACAGGCATGGCAGAAGAATTAACTGTGCTGTTCCTAAATCCAATTGGTatgttttgtatgtttttcctTCAGGCTGCTGGTTTGGCAACAATGATCTCCACAATGCGACCTGATATTGATAATATGGATGAGTATGTTCGAAATACAACAGCTCGAGCCTTTGCTGTCGTTGCCTCTGCTTTGGGCATTCCTTCTCTGCTACCCTTCTTGAAAGCtgtctgtaaaagcaaaaaatcctgGCAGGCTAGGCATACTGGCATCAAGATTGTACAGCAGATTGCTATTCTTATGGGATGTGCTATCTTGCCTCATCTCAGGAGCTTGGTTGAAATTATTGAACATGGTAAGTTCTGCTTTCCCaggcaaagatttttttattcactttatatttggaaaaattttCATACCCTAGTGAGGCATAGTGATGTAAGGTCCttgttttgtgtgttcttttGACACTGAGAAACAATTCAGCTGACTCTGAAAGAGGAATAGCGGTtcagttttcctgaaaataagtCAATCCTTTTTGTACTGCCCCtctatttttactattttgaaCTTAAGTCACAAGAAGTACAAGAAGTGGTACTAAACACTGTTCTCTTGCAGGTCTGGTGGATGAGCAGCAGAAAGTTCGCACCATCAGTGCTTTGGCTATTGCTGCTTTGGCTGAGGCAGCTACTCCCTATGGTATTGAGTCATTTGATTCTGTTCTGAAGCCTTTATGGAAGGGTATACGTCAACACAGAGGAAAGGTATatctaaaatactttctttagtTTGAATTGAAATGTATGTATATCTTCTGTAACTCATTAGAGGcatatttctgcatttaaatagGGTTTGGCTGCCTTTTTGAAGGCTATTGGTTACCTGATTCCACTCATGGATGCCGAGTATGCAAACTATTATACCAGAGAAGTCATGCTAATCCTTATCAGAGAGTTCCAGTCTCCTgatgaagagatgaaaaaaattgtgttgaAGGTATGTCAGAATGATTGTTTAGCATTAATACTGAATatgtatgtttttccttttcttaaaaaaaccaccaccaacaacaaaaaaacccacacaccccaaaaacccaaacctacagagatttaaaattgttggatttttatttcctgtcaGGTGGTAAAGCAGTGTTGTGGTACGGATGGTGTTGAAGCAAACtacattaaaacagaaatctTGCCACCTTTTTTCAAACACTTCTGGCAGCACAGAATGGCATTGGATAGAAGAAATTACAGacaggtattttgtttttttaattggaaaattaTTTACAGTAGAACAAAATTCACATTAGATTGTTCATTCAGGCTAGATGCTTAATTTTGTCTTATATGTCCTGAAACTGAATTTTGTTTGGGCTAGCAATTTAGAAGTTGCACAGATAGAAGATTCACAGGTTCTTAGGAGGCTATCAAGACATTTTACATCTGTGAATATGAGTCTACATCAGTTGTAAGGTGGGGTAGTTCACCCCTTTTGTGTTGTTTAAAACGTTGGATGATTTCTAAAGGTAAAAACAGTTGTTCATAGTGGGCTTAACATGCATgatgctgtttttcctcttcagactAGGGAAATTTATTTTCAAGATGTAGAAAGTTGGTTTTAACAATGCATACTGAATTGCTTACTGAATTGCTTACTTAACATTTGTGTATTTCAGTTGGTTGATACAACTGTGGAGCTGGCAAATAAAGTTGGAGCAGCAGAAATTATTTCTAGAATTGTGGATGATCTGAAAGATGAGGCTGAGCAGTACAGAAAAATGGTCATGGAAACAATTGAGAAGATAATGGGAAATCTGGGGGCAGCAGACATTGATCATAAACTGGAAGAACAACTTATTGATGGTATTTTGTACGCCTTTCAGGAACAGACCACAGAGGTATGGCGAAGAGTGTTTAGTATTCGGTTCACTTTAATTGTAAGCTACCCCACTGTTAGTTATACAGAAATGTATGCTTCTAAGTTAGATTTTTAGAATCCTTTTTTAGATGTCAGTGCTCTAATCGATGAAATCTGGAAACAAGCTCTGGAATGTTAGCATTTTAATAGCAATTTTAGATGATGTcaagtttaattaaaatgtagtGTTGCTGTTGGTctgattttcctttgttgtttttacaCTCAGGATTCTGTGATGCTGAATGGTTTTGGCACAGTCGTTAATGCTCTAGGCAAAAGAGTTAAACCCTACTTGCCACAAATCTGTGGTACAGTTTTGTGGCGTTTGAACAACAAATCAGCTAAAGTTAGGCAGCAGGCTGCTGACCTGATCTCTCGTACCGCAGTTGTCATGAAGACTTGTCAAGAGGTATTGTATTGAGTTCTCCTACCAAATTTGCTGTAGTGTGTCATAGTAAtgagaaggcgggggggggaaattaACTTCTAAATCTTTTTACTTGGTTGTAGGAAAAACTGATGGGACACTTGGGTGTTGTGTTGTATGAGTACCTGGGTGAAGAATATCCTGAAGTACTGGGCAGCATACTTGGAGCACTTAAGGCTATTGTGAATGTTATAGGTACGTTTGTGTATTGATTACATGCCTGTTCAAGAGCAAAGTGAAAAGGCATTATAAGACTAAATACGCCTCTTTGAATTCACTAGGTATGCACAAGATGACGCCACCAATCAAAGATCTGCTGCCACGGCTTACACCTATTTTGAAGAACAGACATGAGAAAGTACAGGAAAATTGTATTGATCTTGTTGGGCGCATTGCAGACCGGTAAGCTGACTGATGATAAAATATTTGACCGTCCGTGTGGGCAATTATTGTAGCAAAAGCTAAAGTTGAGTATCAGGTTTGGCATCTGGGTATTTATTGTCATGTCTCTTGATATTTCTTAAGTTGTGCATAAAGCTTAAGATGAGATATTTAGCAGACAATGTTGAACGTATTGTAATTATATTATTTTGCAAATGCTTTGTAAGCAGTATGTTGTCCAATGCAAACTTACAATGCACGCAACGTAATAAATTTTGAGTACACTGTTAACCAGTGAAGGTCTAATGTTAACAGATACCTAATTAAGAAAATTGGTTAAGCAGTATCCCTCTGTTGATAGCAGATGATTAGGTGCTGCAATTtatgtggttttatttaaaaacttctAACATAACTGAAGAGGTAACTCATTTTATTCTATTTCAGAGGTGCAGAATATGTTTCTGCAAGAGAATGGATGAGGATCTGTTTTGAACTGCTTGAATTATTAAAAGCTCACAAGAAAGCAATCCGAAGAGCCACAGTGAACACTTTTGGTTATATTGCGAAAGCTATTGGGTAAGTTGCTCTAATACTTATCCACTTCTACACACAGTTACCTAACATTGTGATGATTGTGTGTTTTCTGGTGAGAAAAATTCAAACTTCTCTACATTTAACATGTTAAATGTGTAGACTTGACTTTACTCATTTTGTAGAAGGAGAATACAGTCACTTATTCTTCCTTAACATAGGGTGCTGCATTTTTGAACTAAATTTGTAGTCAAGCAAGGTTAGAGTATAATTTGGTAGTAAGAGCTGTTTGTCTCATGAATTTTTGATACTGCGATATGCATTCAGACCCTCTCTGTATTCTGTCATAAACTATCCTTTAAATACTCCATCTCTCTTCTCTGGTTTGTCCCCAGATCAATACTTTTAGTGATTGCAAAGGATTTTTTGCCACTAAGGTGATACTTCAAGTCAGCAAATTGTAGAATGAAGCACAATTCCCATCTTTATGCATATTCTTAAATAAGTGACCAATTACTGACTTACAGCAAGCAACCAAGGAATGCCATAACTGCGCTTACCTATACAGGACATTGCTTATCTCTGTCAATGTGCATGGTTTTATACAAGTTTGTAATTACCTGTAGGATCAGAGTAATAGTGGGAAGGCTACTGCTATCCTCCAGAGTTTACAAGAGGCAGaacagaaggcaggaaaaaagctaagtttagagaaagtaaaaaatttaAGATCATGCAGTTGCTTAAGCTATTTTACAGTTTCGTGGTTTATGTTGTTCCCAGTtatctaaacttttttttaagggCTTTTCTGCCACTTGCTGTTTGAAACTCAACTAATTTTATCCAAATCCTCACTGAATCTATTGACGTGGACGTCCATGTTATCTCTTCCAGACCTCACGATGTATTGGCTACACTGCTAAATAACTTGAAAGTACAGGAAAGGCAGAACAGAGTATGTACTACAGTAGCAATTGCTATTGTAGCTGAAACATGCTCACCTTTCACAGTGCTGCCTGCACTCATGAATGAATACAGAGTTCCAGAGTTGAATGTCCAGAATGGTGTGTTaaaatctctttctttcctctttgaatACATTGGAGAAATGGGAAAAGATTACATTTATGCTGTTACACCATTGCTTGAAGATGCTTTAATGGACAGGTGAGTGCACTTCTTACTATCTATGGTACAGTTAGCC
Protein-coding sequences here:
- the SF3B1 gene encoding splicing factor 3B subunit 1 isoform X2, whose protein sequence is MAKIAKTHEDIEAQIREIQGKKPALDEAQGVGLDSTGYYDQEIYGGSDSRFAGYVTSIAATELEDDDDDYPSTSLLGQKKPGYHAPVALLNDIPQSTEQYDPFAEHRPQKIADREDEYKKHRRMMIISPERLDPFADGGKTPDPKMNARTYMDVMREQHLTKEEREIRQQLAEKAKAGELKVVNGAASQPPSKRKRRWDQTADQTPGATPKKLSSWDQAETPGHTPSLRWDETPGRAKGSETPGATPGSKIWDPTPSHTPAGAATPGRDTPGHATPGHGGATSSARKNRWDETPKTERDTPGHGSGWAETPRTDRGGDSIGETPTPGASKRKSRWDETPASQMGGSTPVLTPGKTPIGTPAMNMATPTPGHIMSMTPEQLQAWRWEREIDERNRPLSDEELDAMFPEGYKVLPPPAGYVPIRTPARKLTATPTPLGGMTGFHMQTEDRTMKSVNDQPSGNLPFLKPDDIQYFDKLLVDVDESTLSPEEQKERKIMKLLLKIKNGTPPMRKAALRQITDKAREFGAGPLFNQILPLLMSPTLEDQERHLLVKVIDRILYKLDDLVRPYVHKILVVIEPLLIDEDYYARVEGREIISNLAKAAGLATMISTMRPDIDNMDEYVRNTTARAFAVVASALGIPSLLPFLKAVCKSKKSWQARHTGIKIVQQIAILMGCAILPHLRSLVEIIEHGLVDEQQKVRTISALAIAALAEAATPYGIESFDSVLKPLWKGIRQHRGKGLAAFLKAIGYLIPLMDAEYANYYTREVMLILIREFQSPDEEMKKIVLKVVKQCCGTDGVEANYIKTEILPPFFKHFWQHRMALDRRNYRQLVDTTVELANKVGAAEIISRIVDDLKDEAEQYRKMVMETIEKIMGNLGAADIDHKLEEQLIDGILYAFQEQTTEDSVMLNGFGTVVNALGKRVKPYLPQICGTVLWRLNNKSAKVRQQAADLISRTAVVMKTCQEEKLMGHLGVVLYEYLGEEYPEVLGSILGALKAIVNVIGMHKMTPPIKDLLPRLTPILKNRHEKVQENCIDLVGRIADRGAEYVSAREWMRICFELLELLKAHKKAIRRATVNTFGYIAKAIGPHDVLATLLNNLKVQERQNRVCTTVAIAIVAETCSPFTVLPALMNEYRVPELNVQNGVLKSLSFLFEYIGEMGKDYIYAVTPLLEDALMDRDLVHRQTASAVVQHMSLGVYGFGCEDSLNHLLNYVWPNVFETSPHVIQAVMGALEGLRVAIGPCRMLQYCLQGLFHPARKVRDVYWKIYNSIYIGSQDALIAHYPRIYNDEKNTYIRYELDYIL
- the SF3B1 gene encoding splicing factor 3B subunit 1 isoform X1 — protein: MPRRRGKSSVRSQVFQLPFEHGDFLPAGCLHIEAQIREIQGKKPALDEAQGVGLDSTGYYDQEIYGGSDSRFAGYVTSIAATELEDDDDDYPSTSLLGQKKPGYHAPVALLNDIPQSTEQYDPFAEHRPQKIADREDEYKKHRRMMIISPERLDPFADGGKTPDPKMNARTYMDVMREQHLTKEEREIRQQLAEKAKAGELKVVNGAASQPPSKRKRRWDQTADQTPGATPKKLSSWDQAETPGHTPSLRWDETPGRAKGSETPGATPGSKIWDPTPSHTPAGAATPGRDTPGHATPGHGGATSSARKNRWDETPKTERDTPGHGSGWAETPRTDRGGDSIGETPTPGASKRKSRWDETPASQMGGSTPVLTPGKTPIGTPAMNMATPTPGHIMSMTPEQLQAWRWEREIDERNRPLSDEELDAMFPEGYKVLPPPAGYVPIRTPARKLTATPTPLGGMTGFHMQTEDRTMKSVNDQPSGNLPFLKPDDIQYFDKLLVDVDESTLSPEEQKERKIMKLLLKIKNGTPPMRKAALRQITDKAREFGAGPLFNQILPLLMSPTLEDQERHLLVKVIDRILYKLDDLVRPYVHKILVVIEPLLIDEDYYARVEGREIISNLAKAAGLATMISTMRPDIDNMDEYVRNTTARAFAVVASALGIPSLLPFLKAVCKSKKSWQARHTGIKIVQQIAILMGCAILPHLRSLVEIIEHGLVDEQQKVRTISALAIAALAEAATPYGIESFDSVLKPLWKGIRQHRGKGLAAFLKAIGYLIPLMDAEYANYYTREVMLILIREFQSPDEEMKKIVLKVVKQCCGTDGVEANYIKTEILPPFFKHFWQHRMALDRRNYRQLVDTTVELANKVGAAEIISRIVDDLKDEAEQYRKMVMETIEKIMGNLGAADIDHKLEEQLIDGILYAFQEQTTEDSVMLNGFGTVVNALGKRVKPYLPQICGTVLWRLNNKSAKVRQQAADLISRTAVVMKTCQEEKLMGHLGVVLYEYLGEEYPEVLGSILGALKAIVNVIGMHKMTPPIKDLLPRLTPILKNRHEKVQENCIDLVGRIADRGAEYVSAREWMRICFELLELLKAHKKAIRRATVNTFGYIAKAIGPHDVLATLLNNLKVQERQNRVCTTVAIAIVAETCSPFTVLPALMNEYRVPELNVQNGVLKSLSFLFEYIGEMGKDYIYAVTPLLEDALMDRDLVHRQTASAVVQHMSLGVYGFGCEDSLNHLLNYVWPNVFETSPHVIQAVMGALEGLRVAIGPCRMLQYCLQGLFHPARKVRDVYWKIYNSIYIGSQDALIAHYPRIYNDEKNTYIRYELDYIL
- the SF3B1 gene encoding splicing factor 3B subunit 1 isoform X3 produces the protein MNARTYMDVMREQHLTKEEREIRQQLAEKAKAGELKVVNGAASQPPSKRKRRWDQTADQTPGATPKKLSSWDQAETPGHTPSLRWDETPGRAKGSETPGATPGSKIWDPTPSHTPAGAATPGRDTPGHATPGHGGATSSARKNRWDETPKTERDTPGHGSGWAETPRTDRGGDSIGETPTPGASKRKSRWDETPASQMGGSTPVLTPGKTPIGTPAMNMATPTPGHIMSMTPEQLQAWRWEREIDERNRPLSDEELDAMFPEGYKVLPPPAGYVPIRTPARKLTATPTPLGGMTGFHMQTEDRTMKSVNDQPSGNLPFLKPDDIQYFDKLLVDVDESTLSPEEQKERKIMKLLLKIKNGTPPMRKAALRQITDKAREFGAGPLFNQILPLLMSPTLEDQERHLLVKVIDRILYKLDDLVRPYVHKILVVIEPLLIDEDYYARVEGREIISNLAKAAGLATMISTMRPDIDNMDEYVRNTTARAFAVVASALGIPSLLPFLKAVCKSKKSWQARHTGIKIVQQIAILMGCAILPHLRSLVEIIEHGLVDEQQKVRTISALAIAALAEAATPYGIESFDSVLKPLWKGIRQHRGKGLAAFLKAIGYLIPLMDAEYANYYTREVMLILIREFQSPDEEMKKIVLKVVKQCCGTDGVEANYIKTEILPPFFKHFWQHRMALDRRNYRQLVDTTVELANKVGAAEIISRIVDDLKDEAEQYRKMVMETIEKIMGNLGAADIDHKLEEQLIDGILYAFQEQTTEDSVMLNGFGTVVNALGKRVKPYLPQICGTVLWRLNNKSAKVRQQAADLISRTAVVMKTCQEEKLMGHLGVVLYEYLGEEYPEVLGSILGALKAIVNVIGMHKMTPPIKDLLPRLTPILKNRHEKVQENCIDLVGRIADRGAEYVSAREWMRICFELLELLKAHKKAIRRATVNTFGYIAKAIGPHDVLATLLNNLKVQERQNRVCTTVAIAIVAETCSPFTVLPALMNEYRVPELNVQNGVLKSLSFLFEYIGEMGKDYIYAVTPLLEDALMDRDLVHRQTASAVVQHMSLGVYGFGCEDSLNHLLNYVWPNVFETSPHVIQAVMGALEGLRVAIGPCRMLQYCLQGLFHPARKVRDVYWKIYNSIYIGSQDALIAHYPRIYNDEKNTYIRYELDYIL